Part of the Spiribacter salinus M19-40 genome, CATCAAGGCGAAAATGGACATTGGGCCAGGCCTTGCCTCTTGCCACACCGCCGTTGTCGACAACTACTTCATCGAAGGCCATGTCCATGCGAATGAGATTCGCAGCCTGATCGAGGATGCACCAAATGCGCGCGGCCTCACCGTGCCGGGCATGCCCATTGGCTCGCCCGGGATGGAAATGGGGGATGAACGTGATGCCTACGAAACCCTTCTGGTGAAACACGATGGCGCGACGGAGACCTATCGAGAGCATCGCTAGCGGCACGGCCGTTGCATTGTATAATCCGAATTTGGGCATTTTTGGGGAACAACATGCTGGAGCGATTCTTTGGCCTTGCCGAGAACGGCACGGATCTGCGGCGTGAGCTGCTCGCCGGGTTAACCACCTTTTTGACCATGGCCTATATTGTCGTGGTGAATCCGAGCATCCTCTCTGACACGGGGATGGATTGGGGGGCTGTCTTCGTCGCTACCTGTCTGGCAGCAGCGCTCGGCAGCCTGATCATGGGGCTCTACGCCAATTACCCGTTCGGCCTGGCACCCGGTATGGGTCTGAACGCCTATTTCACCTACGGTGTGGTGCTCGGCATGGGCATCGCCTGGCAGACGGCGCTTGGCGCGGTCTTCCTCTCCGGCATTCTGTTTCTGATTATCTCGCTACTGCCCATTCGGGAATGGATCATC contains:
- a CDS encoding DUF411 domain-containing protein yields the protein MNRIRCIAITLALPLMATGHNAFATDIEINVAKTPTCGCCTAWVDHLKDRGFNVETRDVTHAELNNIKAKMDIGPGLASCHTAVVDNYFIEGHVHANEIRSLIEDAPNARGLTVPGMPIGSPGMEMGDERDAYETLLVKHDGATETYREHR